CTTATCTGTTCAACTCATCCATCGCCGGTATTGAAGACGCAGACGCGCTGCTCATTATTGGCAGCAACCCACGCACAGAAGCGCCGGTCTTGAACGCACGCATCCGTAAGCGCTGGAGCCAGGGCGGCTTGCCCGTCGGGATCGTTGGCGAAGACGCCGATCTCACATATGACACTGACCATCTTGGTGCAGGACCACAGACCCTCAAAGAAATCGCAGATGGGTCTCACCCGTTTGCCCGTGTTCTCGAAGTTGCTGAACGCCCAATGATCATTCTGGGGCAGGGCGCGCTGACCCGCGCGGACGGCGCTGCGGTTCATGCAACGGCTCTTCAGATTGCTGAGAAATCAGGCGCCATCTCAGCCAATTGGAATGGCTTTAACGTTCTTCATACAGCTGCCGCTCGTGTAGGTGGCCTGGATCTAGGCTTTGTGCCCGGTGAGGGCGGCAAGGACACTGCTGGTATTCTGGATGCGGCAGCGTCTGGCGACATAGATTTTGTCTTCCTGCTTGGTGCCGACGAAATCGACACAAGCAAGCTTGAAAAAGCATTTGTCGTTTATCAGGGAACGCACGGGGATGCTGGAGCACACGCCGCTGATGTCATCTTGCCTGCGGCGACCTACACAGAAAAAAGCGCTCTATGGGTGAACACGGAAGGTCGTGTGCAGATGGGCCGTCGGGCAGCCTTCCCGCCGGGAGATGCGAGAGAAGATTGGGCTATTCTCCGCGCGCTGTCTGATGTGCTGGGACAGACACTTCCATATGACAGCCTGCAGCAGCTCCGCGCGGCGCTCTTTGAGGCGCACCCGCATTTCGCACAGATCGACACGGTTTCGAGCGCTGCAAGTGTGACAAGCGGGCCTGGCGGTTCGATGGACGACGGGCCATTCAGTAACGCCATAACTGATTTCTACTTTACGAACCCGATTGCTCGCGCAAGCAAGATCATGGCGGATTGTGCTGCGACCTACGGCAACAAAGAAGCAGGAGCAACCGGCACCAATGGCTGAGCTCTGGACCACATACGGCTTTCCGCTGTTCATCATCGTTGGCCAATCGCTGGGTGTGCTGGTGGGGCTGCTGCTCTTCACCGCGTACATTCTCTACGCCGACCGGAAGATTTTCGCCGCCGTTCAGATGCGCCGCGGACCCAATGTGGTGGGGCCATGGGGCCTTCTGCAATCCTTCGCCGACCTGACAAAGTTTCTGTTCAAAGAAGCGATCATCCCTTCAAGCGCTAACAAGGGCATCTATCTTCTGGCCCCCGTCATCACGGCGACCTTGGCGCTGAGTGCCTGGGCAGTGATCCCCTTTGATGATGGATGGGTTGTTGCCGACATCAATGTTGGGCTGCTTTACGTCCTCGCGTTTTCGTCCCTGGGTGTCTATGGCATCATCATGGGCGGATGGGCATCTAACTCGAAATACCCGTTCATGGGTGCGCTGCGGTCTGCCGCGCAGATGGTGTCCTACGAGGTCTCGCTCGGCTTTATTGTTGTTTGTGTGCTGATGACAGCGGGTTCGATGAACCTCTCAGATATTGTTCGCGCGCAGGATACAGGCGCGGGCATGTTCGGTTGGTATTGGCTCATTCATTTCCCAGCCTTCGTGATCTTCTTCATCTCAGCGATCGCTGAGACCAACAGGCCACCGTTTGACCTGCCGGAAGCCGAATCTGAACTGGTTGCGGGTTATGCCACTGAGTATTCCTCGACACCGTTCTTGCTCTTCTTCTTGGGTGAGTTTGTTGCGATTAACCTGATGGCAGCGATGGTGACAATCCTGTTCCTCGGCGGCTGGCTGCCCCCGTTTGACTGGGAGCCACTTCATGCAGTTCCCGGCATTATCTGGTTTGTTCTGAAAGTTTGTTTCGTCTTTTTCCTCTTTGCGATGGTTCGCGCCTATGTGCCGCGCTACCGCTATGACCAACTGATGCGCTTGGGCTGGAAAGTGTTCCTGCCTCTTTCGCTCGGTTGGGTTGTAGTGACAGCCGGCGTTCTGGTCGCGTTCGATCTTGCGCCGTAACCTGAAGGAGAGCTGATCCATGTCTGGTCTGACACAATCTGTACGCTCCCTGTTTTTGGCGGAGTTTGTTTCAAGCTTCGTCTTGGCTTTGAAGTATTTCTTCGGGCCTAAGGCGACATTGAACTATCCGTATGAAAAAGGCCTTCTAAGCCCGCGCTTCCGAGGGGAGCATGCGCTTCGCCGCTACCCGAACGGAGAAGAGCGCTGCATTGCCTGCAAGCTCTGTGAAGCAATTTGCCCGGCACAGGCTATTACCATTGAAGCGGGCCCCCGTCGCAATGACGGGACCCGGCGCACCGTGCGCTACGACATTGATATGACGAAATGCATCTATTGCGGCTTCTGTCAGGAAGCTTGTCCGGTAGACGCCATCGTTGAAGGACCAAACTTCGAATTCGCAACGGAAACCCGCGAAGAGCTTTTCTACACAAAAGAGAAGCTGCTTGATAACGGTGACCGTTGGGAACGCGAAATCGCTAAGAACATCGAACTTGACGCGCCTTACCGGTAACACCGGGGGCGGGTAACGCAACACGAGAGAGGGCAAAGGGGCAATGATCGTCGCCACCATAGCTTTTTATATATTTGCAGGCGTCGCCATTGCCGCGGGCTTCATGGTTATTGCTGCCCGCAACCCCGTGCATTCCGTACTCTTTCTGATCCTGGCGTTCTTCAATGCGGCAGGGCTCTTCGTGCTGATGGGGGCAGAGTTCCTCGCGATGATCCTGATCATTGTCTATGTCGGCGCGGTTGCAGTCTTGTTCCTCTTCGTGGTGATGATGCTGGACATCGACTTTGCGGAGCTCCGTGAGGGCTTCCTGCAATACATGCCCATTGGTGCGTTGATTGGACTGATCGTTCTGCTCGAACTGCTCTTGGTTGCGGGCACCTGGACGCTCGCACCTGAAGTGGCGTCGCTGGCAGCGTCCCCAATTCCGCCTATTTCCGATGTGACCAACGCAGAAGCGATCGGCCAGGTGATGTACACGCAATATGTCTACTTCTTCCAGGCTGCCGGCATGGTTTTGCTGGTGGCCATGATCGGCGCCATCGTGCTGACGCTCCGGAAGAAGCCAGACGCACAAAGACAGAGTATTCCGGAGCAGGTCGCTCGCACGGCCGAAACCGCAGTAGAACTTAAGAAGGTGGAGCCTGGTCAGGGCCTCTAAGGGCCGACCACGAGAGAAACGCACATGGAAATCGGTCTTGCACATTATCTGACGGTGGCGGCGATCCTCTTCACGCTGGGGATTTTCGGCATCTTCCTGAACAGGAAGAACGTCATCATTATCCTCATGTCGATTGAGTTGATGCTCCTCGCCGTGAACATCAACCTAGTGGCTTTCTCCACGCATCTGGGCGATCTCACCGGGCAGATATTTGCCATGTTGGTTCTGACGGTCGCGGCGGCAGAGGCGGCCATCGGTCTGGCCATCCTTGTTGTTTATTTCCGTAATCGCGGCTCTATCGCCGTCGAAGACATCAATTTGATGAAAGGCTGAGCGGCACATGTACGAAGCAATTGTCTTCCTTCCGCTCGTCGGATGTTTGATCGCTGGATTGTTCGGGCGCCAGATCGGCGTCACCGCGTCTCAGTGGGTGACCTGTGGCGGCCTTGTTATTTCGGCTCTGTTGAGCTGGGTTGCGTTCTACAACGTGGCGCTTCAGGGGCAGGCTGAAACCATCAAGGTCCTTACCTGGATCGATAGCGGCTCTTTTGAGGCGGACTGGCGCTTGCGCATCGACACACTGACAGCCGTCATGTTGGTGGTTGTTACCAACGTGTCGGCCCTCGTGCACATCTATTCTGTTGGCTATATGAGCCACGACCCACACCAATCGCGTTTCTTCGCTTACCTCTCGCTCTTCACCTTCGCCATGCTGATGCTGGTCACGGCAGACAATCTGGTGCAGCTCTTCTTCGGTTGGGAAGGAGTGGGTCTCGCGTCCTATTTGCTCATTGGTTTCTGGTACAAAAAACCGACCGCGAATGCAGCTGCGATCAAAGCCTTTGTTGTGAACCGGGTAGGTGATTTCGGTCTTATCCTGGGGCTTTCCGCGATCTATCTCACGGTCGGCTCCGTCGAATATGACACGATCTTTGCTGCCATTCCGGGTCTCGCAGACGATAGCTTCATGTTCCTCGGCGCAGAGTTCCCTATTGTCACGACGATCTGTCTGTTGCTCTTCATGGGAGCGATGGGCAAGTCAGCCCAGTTCCTGCTCCACACCTGGCTGCCGGATGCGATGGAAGGCCCAACGCCGGTATCTGCGCTGATCCACGCCGCGACCATGGTGACAGCAGGTGTGTTCCTCGTCTGCCGCATGTCGCCACTCTTTGAGTTCTCGCAGGACGCACTAAACGTGGTCGTGTTTATTGGGGCAACGACAGCGTTCTTTGCCGCAACAGTCGGTCTGGTTCAGAACGACATCAAACGCGTGATCGCGTATTCCACATGTTCACAGCTGGGCTACATGTTCGTTGCTGCAGGGGTAGGCGCTTACGAAGTCGCCATGTTCCACCTCTTTACGCACGCGTTCTTTAAGGCACTTCTCTTCTTAGGCAGCGGCTCCGTGATCCACGCCATGTCCGATGAGCAGGACATGCGCAAGATGGGCGGGCTCTACAAGTTCGTGCCGGTCACCTGGGTCATGATGCTGATCGGGACCTTGGCGCTGACAGGCTTCCCGCTGACTGCCGGCTACTTCTCCAAGGACGCAGTGATCGAAGCAGCCTTCGCAGCTCAGAACCCGGTCCACATGTATGCTTTCTGGGCCACCGTTGTGGCAGCGCTCTTCACAAGCTTCTATTCCTGGCGCCTCATTTTCATGACATTCCATGGCAAGAGTCGTGCTTCAAACGAAGTGCTGAGCCATGCGCATGAAAGCCCGCCTTCCATGATGATCCCGCTGTTCCTGCTGGCAGGTGGTGCATTGGGGGCAGGTGCCATGTTCTCAAGCCTCTTTATCGGTAGCTCTGCAGAGGGCTTTTGGGCCGGCGCGGTCTTCACGCTGGAAGGCAACAATATTCTTGAGGACCTGCATCATGTTCCAGCCTGGGTGAAATTCTCACCATTGGTCATGATGTCCCTTGGGTTTGTAACGGCCTGGTACTTCTATATCCGCAGCCCTGAGACTCCGAAAGCGCTGGCGAGGGAACAGGAGCTTCTCTACAAGTTCCTGCTCAACAAGTGGTACGTGGACGAGATCTATGACTTCTTGTTTGTGAAGCCTGCCTTCTGGATCGGTCGCTTCTTCTGGAAACAGGGAGACGGGCGAACCATTGACGGGCTTGGGCCGGACGGGATCGCTGCACGCGTCCTTGATGTGACGCGCGGCATCAATCGGCTGCAGACCGGTTACGTTTATCATTATGCGTTCGCCATGCTTCTGGGCATCGCAGCGCTGACGACTTACTTCATGTTCGGGGGTTCCCACTAATGTTTGGAATTCCAGTTCTATCCATCATTACTTTCCTGCCGCTTGTTGGTGCTCTGGTCATTCTCATGATCCGGGCGGACGAAGAGGTTGAGGCACGCAACGCCAGATGGACGGCGTTTTGGGTGACGATGATTACCTTCATCGGCTCTCTGTCGATCTGGTTCGGTTTCGATAAGACGACAGCTGAGTTCCAGTTTGTTGAGCAGGGCGAGTGGCTCGGTGGCGCGATCAATTACCATATGGGTGTTGATGGCATTTCCATGCTGTTTGTGATCTTGACCACGTTCCTGATGCCGTTCTGCATTCTAGCGAGCTGGGAGGCGATCCAGACCCGCGTGAAGGAATACATGATCGCGTTCTTGATCCTGGAAACGCTGATGATCGGCGTGTTCTGTTCCCTGGATCTGGTACTCTTCTACCTCTTCTTTGAAGCTGGCCTCATTCCGATGTTCCTGATCATCGGTGTCTGGGGGGGCGCGCGGCGCGTCTATGCGAGCTTCAAATTCTTCCTCTACACTCTGGCAGGCTCCGTTCTCATGCTGCTGGCCATTATGGCTATGTACTGGCAGGTCGGCACGACGGATATCCCAACGCTGCTGGCATATGACTTCCCTGCAGGCATGCAGACCTGGCTATGGCTTGCTTTCTTTGCTTCCTTCGCGGTGAAGATGCCCATGTGGCCCGTACACACCTGGCTGCCGGACGCTCACGTGGAAGCGCCGACAGCGGGCTCAGTGATCCTGGCGGGCATCCTGCTGAAGATGGGCGGCTACGGTTTCTTACGGTTCTCTCTGCCTATGTTCCCCATTGCGTCTGACCTTTTCGCGCCGATGGTCTTTGGATTGTCAGTGGTCGCGATCATCTACACGTCGCTGGTGGCCTTGGTGCAGGAGGATATGAAGAAGCTGATTGCATACTCCTCCGTCGCTCATATGGGCTTCGTGACCATGGGGATCTTTGCGGCGACGACCCAGGGCGTGCAGGGTGGCATTTTTCAGATGCTCTCCCACGGATGGGTCTCAGGCGCGCTCTTCCTTTGTGTCGGCGTGGTCTATGACCGCATGCACACGCGTGAGATTGCTGCCTATGGCGGTCTTGTCAGCCGCATGCCGATCTATGCGTTTGCCTTCATGATCTTCACCATGGCGAATGTCGGCCTGCCGGGCACAAGTGGGTTCGTCGGCGAGTTCCTCACCATTGTTGGGGTGTTTCAGGTGAACTCCTGGGTCGCTCTTTTGGCAGCAACTGGGGTGATCCTGTCGGCCTGCTACGCGCTTTACCTCTACCGCCGGGTTGTTTTCGGTGAGCTGGAAAAAGACACGTTGAAGAACATCAAAGACGTGAGCCCGCGGGAGCTCGCAACATTGGCGCCACTTATCGTTGCGACACTTTTCTTTGGTGTGTATCCGCTGCCAATTCTGGATGTGACCGCCGTGTCCGTCGACAATCTGGTAGCCAACTACCAAGCCGCTGTGGAGGCCCATGAAGTGGCCGGTGGTGGAACATTTGACTTTGCTTGGGCTGGCTTAGGCCGCTAACGCGCAAGACGTCTGGAGATACAAAGACTATGGAAACCGCCCTCGCCATGCCGGACTTAGGTCCCGCCCTTGCGGAAATCATCCTCGCTGCCGGTGCAATGGCGCTGCTCATGTTGGGTGTGTTCAGAGGTGATGGATCAAGCCGTGCGGTGAGCATTGGGTCCATTGCGCTGCTTATTGTGGCGGGCTTCGCAGTGGTCAGCCAGCCGGACGAGCGGGTCCTGACCTTTGGTGGCGCCTTTGTGATGGATGGCTTTGCCATTGTCATGAAGTGTCTCGTGCTCGCAGGCTCAGCAGTCGCCATCGTTATGGCGCAAGGCTTTATGGCGCGCGAAAATATTGACCGGTTTGAGTTTCCTGTTCTGATCCTCCTTGCCACACTTGGCATGTTGATGATGGTCTCTGCGAACGGGTTGATCGCGCTCTATATGGGGCTGGAGCTGCAGAGCCTGGCGCTCTACGTCGTTGCTTCTTTCCATCGTGACAACACGCGCTCTACAGAAGCAGGCCTCAAATACTTCGTCCTTGGCGCGCTTGCCTCAGGCATGCTGCTTTACGGGTCATCGTTGATTTACGGCTTCTCTGGCACCACAAACTTTGATGTGCTCGCTGGCGTTATTGCGCTGAACGGCATGTCGACTGGCCTCATTTTTGGCCTGGTCTTCCTGCTTGCAGGTCTTGCCTTCAAAATCTCTGCCGTGCCGTTCCATATGTGGACACCGGATGTGTATGAGGGGGCGCCGACGCCTGTAACGGCCTTCTTCGCTGCAGCACCTAAGATCGCAGCCATGGCGCTCTTCCTGCGTGTCATGTATGGCGGTTTCGCAGATGCTGTCTTCCAATGGCAGCAGGTGGTCGTTTTCATCTCAATCGCTTCAATGGTGCTGGGTGCCTTCGCGGCGATCGGTCAAACCAACATCAAACGACTGATGGCCTACTCGTCCATCGGGCATATGGGCTTCGCGCTTGTGGGCCTCGCGGCTGGCACACCCGAAGGCGTGAAGGGCGTGGTGATCTATCTCACCATCTATCTGATCATGAATGCAGGCGTCTTCTGCTGCATCCTCGCTATGCGCCACAAGGAAGGCCCGGTTGAAGAGATATCAGACCTGGCTGGTCTGTCGCAGAACCAGCCCATGCTGGCTGCTGTCTTCGCTATGCTCATGTTCTCGCTTGCAGGTATTCCGCCGCTTGCTGGGTTCTTTGCAAAATTCTATGTCTTCCTCGCTGCGATCAATGCCGGGCTGTATGCTCTTGCGATCATTGGTGTTTTGGCGAGTGTCGTTGGAGCCTTCTACTATCTCCGCGTTGTGAAGATCATCTATTTCGACGATCCAGCCCCAGCATTTGCCGGGCCCATGGGGTCGGAAATCAGAGCTGTTCTGGCGGTATCGGCCTTGTTCACGCTCTTGTTTATTCTTTATCCAACGCCTGTTTTGAAGATGGCGGAAGGCGCTGCAAACTCTTTGGTGCCGACTGTGGAAGCAGCTGAAGCGCCAGCGGCATCCACCGAGACTGCACACTAGAGAATGCCAGACGCTCTCGCGGTTCCTGCAGGCTACAAGCTGAACCGGCACGGCGAGATTGACTCCACCAATGAAGAAGCCAAACGCCTCGCAGCCAGCGGTGTGTCGGGGCCTGTCTGGATTGTCGCCGATACTCAGACTGCAGGCCGGGGCAGGCGAGGTCGCGCTTGGACATCTCCCATTGGCAATCTCATGTGCACGCTCCTGCTGCGCCCGGGGTGTGGCCCTGCAGAAGCTGGCGAACTTTCCTTTGTGGCGGGCTTGGCACTCCACGATGCGGCGTCACAACTCTTGTCTGACGAGGTCTCCTCCAAAGTGAGCCTCAAATGGCCGAACGACCTCCTGATAGATGGCAAGAAGGCTAGTGGTATTCTTCTGGAGTCAGAAAGTGCGGGCGGTTTGGAAGTAAGCTGGCTGGCCATTGGCATTGGTTTGAACCTGGTTCATTTCCCCAACGACACGCCATACCCTGCGACAAGCCTTCAGGCAGAAAGCGGCGTCGTTTATAGCGTCGGATATGCATTAACCGCGCTCGCGGCCGCATTTGATAAATGGTACGCGACCTGGCAGCAGCCAGGTGGGTTTAACGCTATCAGGGAAGCCTGGTTGAAGAGCGCGCGGGGTGTCGGGCAAAAGATCACTGTGCGCCTTGCTGATGAAACGCTTGTCGGGACGTTTGAAGGTCTGTCGGAAGATGGAGCATTGCAATTGCGGTTGCCCTCGGGGGCACGTCAGCAAATAGCTGCGGGCGACGTCTTTTTTGGCGCCGGCGGCGGTAGCCGGTAAGGTAAGCCATGGATCGCAATTCACCTGATAATGCTGAGCTGGTGTTCGTGCCTCTAGGGGGCACGGGGGAAATCGGCATGAACCTGAATCTCTACGGGTTCGGGACGGAAGAGGACCGCAAGTGGATCATGGTGGATCTCGGCGTCACCTTCTCTGATGGCCGAACGCCGGGCGTAGACGTGATTATGCCGGACCCCACCTTTATTGAAGAGCATCGGCAGGATCTGATTGCCATTGTCCTGACCCACGCCCATGAAGATCATATCGGGGCTGTCGCACATCTCTGGCCAAAGCTCAGGTGCCCGGTCTACGCAACTCCGTTCACCGCGGAGCTTGTGAAAGGCAAGCTGATAGAGGCCGGGATTGAGCAGGAGGTCCCTTTGAATATTGTGGACCTCGGTGCGCAGTTTGACCTTGGGCCCTTTGATATCGAATTCGTCACGCTAACCCACTCAATCCCCGAGCCCAATGCATTGGCCATCCGCACACCGCTTGGCACCGTCATGCATACTGGCGATTGGAAAATCGACCCGGGCCCGGTAATCGGGGAGACGCTAGACAGCAAGCGTCTGGCCGAAATTGGGGAAGAAGGCGTGCGCGCAATTGTCTGCGACAGCACCAATGTGTTTACCCCGGGCGAGGCGGGCTCTGAAGCAGACGTGGCGACCAGCCTTACAGACCTTATCGGCGGGCTCGATGGCCGTGTGGTGGTAACGACTTTCGCCTCAAACGTTGCTCGGCTGGAAAGTATCATTCGCGCGGCAGAGGCGAACGGTCGGCACGTTGTCCTGGCAGGCCGGTCTATGTTCCGTGTGATCGCCGCCGCGCGTGATACGGGGCATCTTAAGAACTTGCCCCCCTTTGTTGAGGCGGCGGACGCAGGCTACTTGCCTAAAGACAAAGTGCTGTTCCTTTGTACGGGCTCTCAAGGTGAACCGCGAGCCGCGCTTGCGCGCATCGCAGCGGACGCGCATCGCGACATTGTCCTGGAAGAGGGCGACACGGTGATCTTCTCTTCGCGGATTATCCCGGGGAATGATGTTGCCATCTTTGAGATGCAAAACGACCTTGCGCGGGCCGGTGTTAGAGTGATTACGGAGAAAGATCATTTTGTTCATGTCTCCGGTCACCCCTGTCGCGATGAACTGACGGCCATGTATCAATGGATCAAACCTGAACTCGCAATCCCGGTTCATGGCGAAGCCCGGCATCTCCTGGAGCACGCAGCTCTTGCCAAAGAGTTGCAGGTGCCAGAGACGCTGGTTATCCAGAATGGGGATATGGTCCGCCTCGCACCTGGCGCTGCCGAAGTGGTGGATGAGGTGCCGTCTGGCCGGGTTGTCATGGACGGGGATGTCCTTGTCCCGTCCTGGGATGCGGGTATTCAGGAACGTCGGCGTTTGGGCTTTGCCGGTGCCGTCTTCGTTTCCGTTGCAATCAACGAAAAAGGTGCTGTGCAAGGGGATCCAGAGATCCGCTTAATTGGACTGCCCGAACGGGACAATTACGGTGTGCGTTTTGATGAACGCGCCTACGACGCCTTAGATAGCGCTCTTGATCAATTGCCGCAGCGGAAACGGAAAGATGAGGCGCAGGTAGGCGAGTATCTGCGCCGGGCTGTTCGTGGTGCTATCCGCAAGGAATGGGGCAAAAAGGCCGCTGTCGAAGTGGTCGTCACAAGGGTCTAGTCGTTCATTTTGTCGCATTTCCGGACGGTGAACCGGGGCCACTTCACCTGGAAATGCTCAGGCGCTTGCCGCCACACCCGCATCGGCCTAAATAGAAGCTTGGGATTTACGAGGAGTTACAAATGCTGGGTCAACTAAACCATGTTGCCATTGCCGTGCCAAACATCGCCGAGGCGGCAGAAATGTATAAGGTAAAGTTCGGTGCCAAAGTATCCGGACAAGTGCCCCAACCGGACCATGGCGTGACAACCGTGTTTGTTGATCTGGGCAACACAAAACTCGAACTGCTTGAACCCTTGGGGGAGGATTCACCTATCGCGGGCTTCCTCGCGAAAAACCCCAAAGGAGGCATCCATCATATCTGTGTCGAGGTGGATGACATTGATGCGGCCTGCGAGCAGGTCACCGACCATGGCGTGACCATCACCGGCACAGGCAAGCCAAGGATCGGCGCGCATGGGAAACCGGTTGTCTTCCTGCACCCGAAAGACCTGT
The DNA window shown above is from Parvibaculaceae bacterium PLY_AMNH_Bact1 and carries:
- a CDS encoding biotin--[acetyl-CoA-carboxylase] ligase (Derived by automated computational analysis using gene prediction method: Protein Homology. GO_function: GO:0004077 - biotin-[acetyl-CoA-carboxylase] ligase activity [Evidence IEA]; GO_process: GO:0036211 - protein modification process [Evidence IEA]), with protein sequence MPDALAVPAGYKLNRHGEIDSTNEEAKRLAASGVSGPVWIVADTQTAGRGRRGRAWTSPIGNLMCTLLLRPGCGPAEAGELSFVAGLALHDAASQLLSDEVSSKVSLKWPNDLLIDGKKASGILLESESAGGLEVSWLAIGIGLNLVHFPNDTPYPATSLQAESGVVYSVGYALTALAAAFDKWYATWQQPGGFNAIREAWLKSARGVGQKITVRLADETLVGTFEGLSEDGALQLRLPSGARQQIAAGDVFFGAGGGSR
- the mce gene encoding methylmalonyl-CoA epimerase (Derived by automated computational analysis using gene prediction method: Protein Homology.) gives rise to the protein MLGQLNHVAIAVPNIAEAAEMYKVKFGAKVSGQVPQPDHGVTTVFVDLGNTKLELLEPLGEDSPIAGFLAKNPKGGIHHICVEVDDIDAACEQVTDHGVTITGTGKPRIGAHGKPVVFLHPKDLFGTLVELEQA
- a CDS encoding ribonuclease J (Derived by automated computational analysis using gene prediction method: Protein Homology.); this translates as MDRNSPDNAELVFVPLGGTGEIGMNLNLYGFGTEEDRKWIMVDLGVTFSDGRTPGVDVIMPDPTFIEEHRQDLIAIVLTHAHEDHIGAVAHLWPKLRCPVYATPFTAELVKGKLIEAGIEQEVPLNIVDLGAQFDLGPFDIEFVTLTHSIPEPNALAIRTPLGTVMHTGDWKIDPGPVIGETLDSKRLAEIGEEGVRAIVCDSTNVFTPGEAGSEADVATSLTDLIGGLDGRVVVTTFASNVARLESIIRAAEANGRHVVLAGRSMFRVIAAARDTGHLKNLPPFVEAADAGYLPKDKVLFLCTGSQGEPRAALARIAADAHRDIVLEEGDTVIFSSRIIPGNDVAIFEMQNDLARAGVRVITEKDHFVHVSGHPCRDELTAMYQWIKPELAIPVHGEARHLLEHAALAKELQVPETLVIQNGDMVRLAPGAAEVVDEVPSGRVVMDGDVLVPSWDAGIQERRRLGFAGAVFVSVAINEKGAVQGDPEIRLIGLPERDNYGVRFDERAYDALDSALDQLPQRKRKDEAQVGEYLRRAVRGAIRKEWGKKAAVEVVVTRV
- the nuoN gene encoding NADH-quinone oxidoreductase subunit NuoN (Derived by automated computational analysis using gene prediction method: Protein Homology. GO_function: GO:0008137 - NADH dehydrogenase (ubiquinone) activity [Evidence IEA]; GO_process: GO:0042773 - ATP synthesis coupled electron transport [Evidence IEA]), yielding METALAMPDLGPALAEIILAAGAMALLMLGVFRGDGSSRAVSIGSIALLIVAGFAVVSQPDERVLTFGGAFVMDGFAIVMKCLVLAGSAVAIVMAQGFMARENIDRFEFPVLILLATLGMLMMVSANGLIALYMGLELQSLALYVVASFHRDNTRSTEAGLKYFVLGALASGMLLYGSSLIYGFSGTTNFDVLAGVIALNGMSTGLIFGLVFLLAGLAFKISAVPFHMWTPDVYEGAPTPVTAFFAAAPKIAAMALFLRVMYGGFADAVFQWQQVVVFISIASMVLGAFAAIGQTNIKRLMAYSSIGHMGFALVGLAAGTPEGVKGVVIYLTIYLIMNAGVFCCILAMRHKEGPVEEISDLAGLSQNQPMLAAVFAMLMFSLAGIPPLAGFFAKFYVFLAAINAGLYALAIIGVLASVVGAFYYLRVVKIIYFDDPAPAFAGPMGSEIRAVLAVSALFTLLFILYPTPVLKMAEGAANSLVPTVEAAEAPAASTETAH